The Thermus oshimai DSM 12092 sequence TGCCTCTCCGACTCCAGGTAAAGAAGCTTGTACACCGCCTCTTCCTTAGGAAACTTGTGGTCCCGCACCTTCGTCCCCCGCCGTAGCTCCCGGATAAACCGCTCCATCAGGTTGGTGCTCCGCAGGTACGGCCAAAGCACCTTG is a genomic window containing:
- a CDS encoding transposase; translated protein: KVLWPYLRSTNLMERFIRELRRGTKVRDHKFPKEEAVYKLLYLESERQEGRWAERKLKGFSEVKEVLEKMLQERYAPRTQTLTHNS